From the Eleutherodactylus coqui strain aEleCoq1 chromosome 7, aEleCoq1.hap1, whole genome shotgun sequence genome, one window contains:
- the LOC136573576 gene encoding uncharacterized protein → MYKDCRGTRLFAEESTSAGRREEKEQRPSFAEVVAGKREEKEQRAATAEEVAGRRLEKKEQRAATAEEVAGRRQEKKEQRAATAEEVAGRRQEKKEQRAATAEEVAGEGPSIKRKIGVKKAAPVETKDVPTVAETQVSEAIRHLEEVIESVGSPTHPSDPANIGQFSSPECSADSSPGTALCKREGGGYSTSEEEFTEVAEDRKKKRKYTRKKVEEMETSNPLEEVEEDSEGSVGSDADV, encoded by the coding sequence ATGTACAAAGACTGCAGGGGAACCAGGCTGTTTGCTGAGGAGAGCACAAGTGCTGGAAGGAGGGAGGAGAAAGAGCAGAGGCCATCTTTTGCTGAGGTGGTGGCTggaaagagagaggagaaggagcagAGGGCTGCAACTGCAGAGGAGGTGGCTGGAAGGAGGCTGGAGAAAAAGGAACAGAGGGCAGCAACTGCAGAGGAGGTGGCTGGAAGGAGGCAGGAGAAGAAAGAGCAGAGGGCAGCAACTGCAGAGGAGGTGGCTGGAAGGAGGCAGGAGAAGAAAGAGCAGAGGGCTGCAACTGCAGAGGAGGTGGCTGGAGAAGGCCCGAGCATAAAGAGGAAGATAGGAGTTAAAAAGGCAGCACCTGTGGAAACCAAGGATGTCCCTACTGTGGCTGAGACCCAGGTGTCTGAGGCAATAAGACACCTGGAGGAGGTGATTGAGAGCGTGGGGAGCCCCACCCATCCCTCTGACCCTGCTAATATTGGCCAGTTTTCCTCACCTGAATGTTCTGCTGATTCATCTCCAGGGACCGCTTTGTGTAAAAGGGAGGGTGGTGGGTACAGCACAAGCGAGGAGGAGTTCACAGAGGTGGCAgaagatagaaaaaagaaaagaaagtataCTAGGAAAAAGGTGGAAGAGATGGAAACCAGCAACCCgctggaggaggtggaggaagacAGTGAAGGTTCTGTGGGCAGTGATGCAGATGTATAG